One window of the Colius striatus isolate bColStr4 chromosome 19, bColStr4.1.hap1, whole genome shotgun sequence genome contains the following:
- the LOC104549786 gene encoding glutamine synthetase, whose translation MSVSHSSRLNKLVREQYVRLPQDGLVQVTYVWIDGSGEGVRCKSRTLDKEPKSIEDVPEWNFDGSSTAQAEGSNSDMFLVPVCMFRDPFCLDPNKLVLCEVLKYNRKPAETNLRHTCKKVMDLVKDSHPWFGMEQEYTLLGINGHPYGWPDNGFPGPQGPYYCGVGADKVYGRDIVESHYKACLYAGVKICGTNAEVMPSQWEFQVGPCEGIEMGDHLWMARFILHRVCEDFGVVATLDPKPMTGNWNGAGCHTNYSTEEMRREGGLKHIEAAIEKLSKRHHHHICVYDPRGGRDNSRRLTGHHETSNIFEFSAGVANRGASIRIPRQVGQDGSGYFEDRRPAANCDPYAVTEAMVRTTVLGETGVDTKDYGAH comes from the exons ATGTCGGTGTCACAcagctccaggctgaacaagctGGTGCGGGAGCAGTACGTGAGGCTGCCCCAGGACGGGCTGGTGCAGGTCACCTACGTCTGGATCGACGGCAGCGGGGAGGGGGTGCGCTGCAAGAGCAGGACCCTCGACAAGGAGCCCAAGAGCATCGAAG ATGTCCCCGAGTGGAACTTCGATGGCTCCAGCACGGCGCAGGCAGAGGGCTCCAACAGTGACATGTTCCTGGTGCCTGTCTGCATGTTCAGGGACCCTTTTTGCCTGGACCCCAACAAGCTGGTGCTGTGTGAAGTGCTCAAGTACAACAGGAAACCTGCAG AGACCAACCTGAGACACACATGCAAGAAAGTGATGGACTTGGTGAAGGACAGTCACCCCTGGTTCGGGATGGAGCAGGAGTACACGCTGCTGGGCATCAACGGCCACCCCTACGGCTggcctgacaacggcttccccGGCCCCCAGG gCCCCTACTACTGCGGGGTTGGAGCAGATAAGGTGTATGGGCGTGACATCGTGGAGTCCCACTACAAGGCGTGTCTGTATGCAGGGGTGAAGATCTGTGGCACCAATGCAGAGGTGATGCCCTCCCAG TGGGAATTCCAGGTGGGCCCATGTGAAGGCATCGAGATGGGGGATCACCTCTGGATGGCTCGCTTCATCCTCCACCGTGTCTGTGAGGACTTTGGGGTTGTGGCTACTCTGGACCCCAAACCCATGACGGGCAACTGGAACGGCGCTGGGTGTCACACCAACTACAGCACCGAGGAGATGAGGAGAGAAGGGGGTCTCAA ACACATCGAAGCCGCCATCGAGAAGCTGAGCAAGCGCCACCATCACCACATCTGCGTGTACGACCCCCGGGGCGGGAGGGACAACTCCCGGCGCCTCACGGGTCACCACGAGACCTCCAACATCTTCGAGTTCTCGGCCGGCGTGGCCAACCGCGGCGCCAGCATCCGCATCCCGCGCCAGGTGGGTCAGGACGGCTCCGGCTACTTCGAGGATCGGCGGCCGGCAGCCAACTGCGACCCCTACGCGGTGACCGAGGCCATGGTGAGGACCACGGTGCTCGGCGAGACCGGCGTGGACACCAAGGACTACGGCGCCcactga